One window of Entelurus aequoreus isolate RoL-2023_Sb linkage group LG06, RoL_Eaeq_v1.1, whole genome shotgun sequence genomic DNA carries:
- the LOC133652156 gene encoding ATP synthase F(0) complex subunit C3, mitochondrial-like: protein MYACAKFVTSPALLRGGSRVLARPVSVFSRPEATVEQQTLLPARPSSVVSRSFQTSSLCRDIDTAAKFIGAGAATVGVAGSGAGIGTVFGSLIIGYARNPSLKQQLFSYAILGFALSEAMGLFCLMVAFLILFAM from the exons ATGTATGCCTGCGCTAAGTTTGTCACTTCTCCTGCTCTG CTGCGCGGGGGGTCCAGAGTCCTTGCCCGGCCCGTCTCCGTCTTTAGCAGACCTGAAGCCACTGTGGAGCAGCAG ACCCTCTTGCCAGCACGTCCGTCGTCAGTCGTGAGTCGCTCCTTCCAGACCAGCTCGCTGTGTCGGGACATCGACACCGCAGCCAAGTTCATCGGTGCCGGTGCTGCCACTGTGGGGGTGGCTGGTTCCGGAGCTGGAATTGGAACTGTGTTTGGTAGCCTCATCATTGGCTATGCCAG GAACCCCTCCCTGAAGCAGCAGCTCTTCTCCTATGCCATCCTGGGCTTTGCGCTGTCTGAGGCTATGGGCCTCTTCTGTCTGATGGTGGCGTTCCTCATCCTGTTTGCCATGTAA